From one Simplicispira suum genomic stretch:
- a CDS encoding tyrosine-protein phosphatase, whose amino-acid sequence MHTPDLPPPQAPMPDATPSRSLPLAGASNFRDLGGYTGQDGRQVAWRRIFRSDHLASLTPDDRARLAALGIARTVDFRGEQERAQLAYLLPEVEHHQLAIEPTVVQRAIELQRSGRALTSQDAVELMQETYRGFVHENAPRFAEFFRILLAKDAPLVFHCTAGKDRTGFAAALILLALGVPRDVVMRDYLLTNELYRRPAMAAGHAPEEVLAVLWRVQREFLDTALQKVDQDYGGHETYLTEVLGLDAPARSELSRRYLQGK is encoded by the coding sequence ATGCACACACCCGATTTGCCCCCACCGCAGGCTCCCATGCCCGACGCAACACCCTCCCGTTCCCTGCCGCTGGCTGGCGCCAGCAACTTCCGCGATCTGGGGGGTTACACCGGCCAGGACGGTCGGCAGGTGGCGTGGCGGCGCATTTTTCGCTCCGACCACCTGGCATCGCTCACACCGGACGACCGGGCACGCCTGGCTGCGCTGGGCATCGCGCGCACAGTGGATTTTCGTGGCGAGCAGGAGCGCGCCCAGCTTGCCTATCTGTTGCCCGAAGTCGAGCACCACCAGCTGGCCATTGAGCCCACCGTGGTGCAGCGTGCCATTGAATTGCAGCGCAGCGGCCGTGCGCTCACGTCGCAAGACGCCGTCGAGCTGATGCAGGAAACCTATCGCGGCTTTGTGCATGAGAACGCACCGCGTTTTGCCGAGTTCTTTCGCATCCTGCTCGCCAAGGACGCGCCGCTGGTCTTTCACTGCACCGCTGGCAAGGACCGCACGGGTTTTGCTGCAGCGCTCATTCTGCTGGCGCTCGGCGTGCCGCGCGACGTGGTGATGCGCGACTATTTGCTCACCAACGAGCTTTATCGCCGCCCGGCGATGGCGGCGGGGCATGCGCCGGAAGAGGTGCTTGCCGTGCTCTGGCGCGTGCAGCGCGAGTTTCTCGACACCGCTCTGCAGAAGGTGGATCAGGACTATGGCGGGCATGAAACCTATCTCACCGAAGTGCTGGGTCTCGATGCGCCCGCACGAAGCGAATTGTCGCGCCGCTACTTGCAGGGCAAGTAG
- a CDS encoding tripartite tricarboxylate transporter TctB family protein, whose amino-acid sequence MKPDTRDFIAGVAMMAIGGFVALYASNQYQIGDAARMGPGYFPTLLGAILAFLGLVITVLSFREVVHILTPPPFTPRPFIAVIAAVALFALLITRIGLIPTTILMVIVTAAGSNSFRPGRALVLGVSLSAIAWLIFSFGLQMTLPAFAWEF is encoded by the coding sequence GTGAAACCTGATACTCGCGATTTTATTGCTGGCGTTGCCATGATGGCGATTGGTGGTTTTGTGGCGCTTTATGCGTCCAACCAGTATCAAATCGGCGATGCCGCCCGCATGGGGCCGGGCTACTTCCCCACGTTGCTGGGCGCTATCCTGGCCTTTCTTGGCCTGGTGATCACGGTGCTCTCGTTCCGTGAGGTGGTCCATATCCTCACGCCGCCGCCGTTCACGCCGCGACCCTTCATCGCAGTGATCGCTGCGGTGGCGCTGTTCGCCTTGCTTATTACGCGCATCGGGCTCATCCCGACGACCATTCTGATGGTCATCGTCACCGCTGCGGGAAGCAACAGCTTCCGGCCGGGACGAGCCTTGGTGCTCGGAGTGTCCCTTTCAGCTATTGCCTGGCTCATCTTTTCTTTTGGTCTGCAGATGACTCTGCCCGCCTTTGCCTGGGAGTTTTGA
- a CDS encoding tripartite tricarboxylate transporter permease, protein MEFFSLFAANLAIGIQEAVTLTNLWYCFVGVFLGTLVGVLPGLGSLIAISLLLPITYHLPATGALIMLAGVYFGADYGGGTCSILLGVPGHAAAAVDVLDGYPMAKQGRGGIALFMKCIASFWGSVVGITLLMFFAPILAGWALNFGPSEYCALMLLGLIAASTVGQGSPIKGVAMVFVGLILGVVGTDINSGVSRFAFDIPELTDGISLVAMAMGLFAITEVIKSANTSRVTPEEQSFSLRDQMPTREDWRRSFGPMLRGSGLGAFFGSLPGTSGGMATFLSYSMEKRISKHPEEFGKGAIEGIAGPEACNNAGVGTAFIPTLTLGIPGDAIMALMLGALTIQGIQPGPQVLTSHPELFWGLIVSFFIGNLFLVILNIPLIGMWVKLLSIPYHLMFPSIVLFTCIGVYSTSNSTFDVWILLGFGFVGYLMALLRLEVVPVLLGLILGPMLEENFRRTLLLSRGSFSVFVERPITAVALAVCAGLLIWSIWGSMKKKVVA, encoded by the coding sequence ATGGAATTCTTTTCGCTCTTTGCGGCCAATCTCGCCATAGGTATCCAGGAGGCGGTGACGCTGACCAACCTCTGGTACTGCTTTGTCGGGGTGTTTCTGGGCACCTTGGTCGGTGTGCTGCCGGGGCTGGGTTCGCTGATTGCGATTTCGCTGCTGCTGCCCATCACCTACCACCTGCCTGCTACAGGGGCGCTCATCATGCTGGCCGGGGTGTACTTTGGTGCCGACTACGGAGGCGGCACCTGCTCGATTTTGCTGGGGGTGCCTGGACACGCGGCGGCTGCGGTCGATGTGCTTGACGGCTACCCCATGGCCAAGCAGGGGCGCGGCGGCATTGCGCTGTTCATGAAGTGCATCGCCTCGTTCTGGGGCTCGGTCGTCGGCATCACGCTGCTGATGTTTTTCGCCCCGATTCTCGCGGGCTGGGCCTTGAATTTCGGGCCTTCCGAATACTGTGCGCTGATGTTGCTGGGCCTGATTGCCGCCTCGACGGTGGGTCAGGGTTCGCCCATCAAGGGCGTAGCGATGGTGTTCGTCGGTCTCATCCTGGGTGTGGTGGGAACCGACATCAACAGCGGGGTGTCGCGCTTTGCTTTTGATATTCCCGAACTGACCGACGGCATCAGCCTGGTGGCCATGGCCATGGGTCTGTTTGCGATCACCGAAGTCATCAAGAGCGCCAACACGTCGCGAGTGACGCCGGAAGAGCAGAGTTTTTCGCTGCGCGACCAGATGCCCACGCGCGAAGACTGGCGCCGCTCTTTCGGCCCGATGCTGCGCGGCTCAGGGCTGGGGGCGTTCTTTGGTTCGCTTCCTGGCACCAGCGGTGGCATGGCGACTTTTCTGTCTTATTCGATGGAAAAGCGGATTTCCAAGCACCCGGAAGAATTCGGCAAGGGCGCGATCGAAGGGATTGCCGGCCCCGAGGCCTGCAACAACGCCGGTGTGGGCACGGCCTTCATTCCGACGCTGACGCTGGGTATCCCGGGCGACGCCATCATGGCGCTGATGTTGGGTGCTCTCACCATCCAGGGCATTCAGCCCGGCCCTCAGGTGCTTACCAGCCACCCCGAACTGTTCTGGGGCCTGATCGTCAGCTTCTTCATCGGCAACCTCTTTCTGGTGATCCTGAACATTCCGCTGATCGGCATGTGGGTCAAGCTGCTGTCCATTCCCTACCACCTGATGTTCCCATCCATTGTGCTGTTCACCTGCATCGGGGTGTACAGCACCAGCAACAGCACCTTCGACGTCTGGATTTTGCTGGGCTTTGGCTTCGTGGGCTATCTGATGGCGCTGCTGCGCCTGGAGGTGGTGCCGGTGCTGCTGGGCCTGATTCTGGGGCCGATGCTGGAGGAGAACTTCCGTAGAACGCTGCTGCTCTCGCGCGGCAGCTTCAGCGTGTTCGTCGAGCGGCCGATCACCGCTGTGGCGCTCGCGGTCTGCGCGGGCTTGTTGATCTGGTCGATCTGGGGCAGCATGAAGAAGAAGGTCGTGGCCTGA